A window of Diabrotica virgifera virgifera chromosome 9, PGI_DIABVI_V3a contains these coding sequences:
- the LOC114332464 gene encoding zinc finger protein 845-like isoform X2, producing MFNQNNQTEVKTEFAEITCKREINYEVDEVLQDTFKTEIKEEPIGESTNDKFVYLLDVKKCPIKAEIDQDDGLSCKDMKTDVSNLFTNDDRSDSNLNQRTTSTTNVNTEGQSFICIICQKPLSSHSHLEVHMRIHTGDKPFECEICAKHFSTKSYLSMHMKLHTGEKPFECKICKKEFSLKVYLKSHMRIHIGAKAVECEICAKKFSSKSNLKVHIEGHTDEKPFECEICAKRFSKKPLLKSHMTVHTHEKPFECEICTKKFSTKPFLKLHMRAHTGEKPFECEICKKHFSTKNYLLIHMKLHTGEKPFECEICKKPFSTKLYLKSHMRVHTGIKPVECEICAKQFSTKQILNTHMRVHSGEKPFECEICAKQFSSKQVLNKHMRVHTDQKPAECEISTKQLSTKPFLKLHMTVHTSEKLFECDICTKQFSRKSNLKSHLRVHTGEKPFECEVCAKQFSTKQVLITHMRVHTGEKPVECEICAKHFTTKQILNSHMTLHTGEKPFECEICAKRFPTKQVLNRHKRVHTDQNPTECEICTKQFSTKYYLTAHMKLHTDENQFECEICTKRFSTKGNLKTHNMAVHPSEKSFECETFTEQFSTKPLLKSHVGVHTGEKPFECEICTKQFSTKYVLKSHMAVHTGENQFECEVCDKQFSTKSLLKAHIRVHTGEKPFECEICTKQFSTRGNLKSHMTVHPGEKSFECESCTKQFSTKSLLKSHMRVHTGEKPVECDICAKQFKSKSNLKVHIKGHTNEKPFECQICLKQFSRNPFLKLHMRVHTGEKPFQCEICTKQFSTKNYLLTHMKLHTGEKPFECEICKKPFSTNLYLKSHMRVHTGEKLNLRA from the coding sequence GTCTCTCTTGTAAAGATATGAAAACTGATGTCAGTAACCTCTTCACAAATGATGATAGAAGTGATAGTAATTTGAACCAACGTACAACTTCCACTACCAACGTGAACACTGAAGGACAAAGTTTTATATGTATCATTTGCCAAAAACCATTGTCAAGCCATTCTCATTTAGAAGTACATATGAGGATACACACTGGGGATAAACcttttgaatgtgaaatttgcgcCAAACACTTTTCAACAAAGAGTTATTTATCAATGCATATGAAattgcatactggtgaaaaaccatttgaatgtaaAATTTGCAAGAAAGAGTTTTCtttgaaagtatatttaaaaTCACACATGAGAATTCATATTGGTGCAAAAGCAGTCGAATGTGAAATTTGCGCCAAAAAATTTTCATCAAAGAGTAATTTAAAAGTACATATAGAAGGCCATACtgatgaaaaaccatttgaatgtgaaatttgcgcAAAACGGTTTTCAAAGAAACCACTTTTAAAATCGCATATGACGGTGCATACTcatgaaaaaccatttgaatgtgaaatttgcaccaaaaaGTTTTCAACGAAACCATTTTTAAAATTGCATATGAGAgcgcacactggtgaaaaaccatttgaatgtgaaatttgtaagAAACACTTTTCAacaaagaattatttattaatccATATGAAattgcatactggtgaaaaaccatttgaatgtgaaatttgcaagaAACCGTTTTCAacgaaattatatttaaaatcgcatatgagagtgcatactggtatAAAACCAGTTGAATGTGAAATCTGCGCGAAGcagttttcaacaaaacaaattttaaatacgcatatgagagtgcatagtggtgaaaaaccatttgaatgtgaaatttgcgcTAAGCAGTTTTCATCGAAACAAGTTTTAAATaagcatatgagagtgcatactgatCAAAAACCAGCTGAATGCGAGATTAGCACCAAACAGTTGTCAACGAAACCATTTTTAAAATTGCATATGACAGTCCATACTAGTGAAAAACTATTTGAATGTGATATCTGCACCAAACAATTCTCAAGAAAGAGTAATTTAAAatcacatttgagagtgcatactggtgaaaaaccgttCGAATGTGAAGTTTGCGCTAAGCAGTTTTCAACGAAACAAGTTTTAATTacgcatatgagagtgcatactggtgaaaaaccagttgaatgtgaaatttgcgcTAAGCATTTTACAACGAAACAAATTTTAAATTCACATATGACACTGCATAcgggtgaaaaaccatttgaatgtgaaatttgcgcAAAGCGGTTTCCAACGAAACAAGTTTTAAATAGACATAAGCGAGTGCATACTGATCAAAACCCAACTGAATGCGAAatatgcaccaaacagttttcaacaaaGTATTATTTAACAGCACATATGAAATTGCATACTGATGAAAACCAATTTGAATGTGAAATATGCACCAAACGATTTTCAACAAAGGGTAATTTAAAAACACATAATATGGCAGTTCATCCTAGtgaaaaatcatttgaatgtGAAACTTTCACCGAACAATTTTCAACGAAACCACTTTTAAAATCGCATGTgggagtgcatactggtgaaaaaccatttgaatgtgaaatttgcaccaaacagttttcaacgaaatacgttttaaaatcgcatatggcagtgcatactggtgaaaaccAGTTTGAATGTGAAGTTTGCGATAAGCAGTTTTCAACGAAATCACTTTTAAAAGCGCATATAAGAGtgcatactggggaaaaaccatttgaatgtgaaatttgtaccAAACAATTTTCAACAAGGGGTAATCTAAAATCACATATGACAGTTCATCCTGGtgaaaaatcatttgaatgtgaaagttgcaccaaacagttttcaacgaaatcacttttaaaatcgcatatgagagtgcatactggtgaaaaaccagtTGAATGTGATATTTGCGCAAAACAATTTAAATCAAAGAGTAATTTAAAGGTACATATAAAAGGGCATACtaatgaaaaaccatttgaatgtcaaatttgtttaaaacagttttcaagaaatccatttttaaaattgcatatgagagtgcacactggtgaaaaaccatttcaatgtgaaatttgcaccaaacagttttcaacaaagaattatttattaaccCATATGAAattgcatactggtgaaaaaccatttgaatgcgAAATTTGCAAGAAACCGTTTTCAAcgaatttatatttaaaatcacatatgagagtgcatactggtgaaaaactaaacttacgtgcatag
- the LOC114332464 gene encoding zinc finger protein 845-like isoform X1, which yields MFNQNQSYQTEVKQEFAEITCKREIDKEVDEVLQDTFKTEVKEEPIKESTNDTFDYLLDLKKCPIKAEIDQDDGLSCKDMKTDVSNLFTNDDRSDSNLNQRTTSTTNVNTEGQSFICIICQKPLSSHSHLEVHMRIHTGDKPFECEICAKHFSTKSYLSMHMKLHTGEKPFECKICKKEFSLKVYLKSHMRIHIGAKAVECEICAKKFSSKSNLKVHIEGHTDEKPFECEICAKRFSKKPLLKSHMTVHTHEKPFECEICTKKFSTKPFLKLHMRAHTGEKPFECEICKKHFSTKNYLLIHMKLHTGEKPFECEICKKPFSTKLYLKSHMRVHTGIKPVECEICAKQFSTKQILNTHMRVHSGEKPFECEICAKQFSSKQVLNKHMRVHTDQKPAECEISTKQLSTKPFLKLHMTVHTSEKLFECDICTKQFSRKSNLKSHLRVHTGEKPFECEVCAKQFSTKQVLITHMRVHTGEKPVECEICAKHFTTKQILNSHMTLHTGEKPFECEICAKRFPTKQVLNRHKRVHTDQNPTECEICTKQFSTKYYLTAHMKLHTDENQFECEICTKRFSTKGNLKTHNMAVHPSEKSFECETFTEQFSTKPLLKSHVGVHTGEKPFECEICTKQFSTKYVLKSHMAVHTGENQFECEVCDKQFSTKSLLKAHIRVHTGEKPFECEICTKQFSTRGNLKSHMTVHPGEKSFECESCTKQFSTKSLLKSHMRVHTGEKPVECDICAKQFKSKSNLKVHIKGHTNEKPFECQICLKQFSRNPFLKLHMRVHTGEKPFQCEICTKQFSTKNYLLTHMKLHTGEKPFECEICKKPFSTNLYLKSHMRVHTGEKLNLRA from the coding sequence GTCTCTCTTGTAAAGATATGAAAACTGATGTCAGTAACCTCTTCACAAATGATGATAGAAGTGATAGTAATTTGAACCAACGTACAACTTCCACTACCAACGTGAACACTGAAGGACAAAGTTTTATATGTATCATTTGCCAAAAACCATTGTCAAGCCATTCTCATTTAGAAGTACATATGAGGATACACACTGGGGATAAACcttttgaatgtgaaatttgcgcCAAACACTTTTCAACAAAGAGTTATTTATCAATGCATATGAAattgcatactggtgaaaaaccatttgaatgtaaAATTTGCAAGAAAGAGTTTTCtttgaaagtatatttaaaaTCACACATGAGAATTCATATTGGTGCAAAAGCAGTCGAATGTGAAATTTGCGCCAAAAAATTTTCATCAAAGAGTAATTTAAAAGTACATATAGAAGGCCATACtgatgaaaaaccatttgaatgtgaaatttgcgcAAAACGGTTTTCAAAGAAACCACTTTTAAAATCGCATATGACGGTGCATACTcatgaaaaaccatttgaatgtgaaatttgcaccaaaaaGTTTTCAACGAAACCATTTTTAAAATTGCATATGAGAgcgcacactggtgaaaaaccatttgaatgtgaaatttgtaagAAACACTTTTCAacaaagaattatttattaatccATATGAAattgcatactggtgaaaaaccatttgaatgtgaaatttgcaagaAACCGTTTTCAacgaaattatatttaaaatcgcatatgagagtgcatactggtatAAAACCAGTTGAATGTGAAATCTGCGCGAAGcagttttcaacaaaacaaattttaaatacgcatatgagagtgcatagtggtgaaaaaccatttgaatgtgaaatttgcgcTAAGCAGTTTTCATCGAAACAAGTTTTAAATaagcatatgagagtgcatactgatCAAAAACCAGCTGAATGCGAGATTAGCACCAAACAGTTGTCAACGAAACCATTTTTAAAATTGCATATGACAGTCCATACTAGTGAAAAACTATTTGAATGTGATATCTGCACCAAACAATTCTCAAGAAAGAGTAATTTAAAatcacatttgagagtgcatactggtgaaaaaccgttCGAATGTGAAGTTTGCGCTAAGCAGTTTTCAACGAAACAAGTTTTAATTacgcatatgagagtgcatactggtgaaaaaccagttgaatgtgaaatttgcgcTAAGCATTTTACAACGAAACAAATTTTAAATTCACATATGACACTGCATAcgggtgaaaaaccatttgaatgtgaaatttgcgcAAAGCGGTTTCCAACGAAACAAGTTTTAAATAGACATAAGCGAGTGCATACTGATCAAAACCCAACTGAATGCGAAatatgcaccaaacagttttcaacaaaGTATTATTTAACAGCACATATGAAATTGCATACTGATGAAAACCAATTTGAATGTGAAATATGCACCAAACGATTTTCAACAAAGGGTAATTTAAAAACACATAATATGGCAGTTCATCCTAGtgaaaaatcatttgaatgtGAAACTTTCACCGAACAATTTTCAACGAAACCACTTTTAAAATCGCATGTgggagtgcatactggtgaaaaaccatttgaatgtgaaatttgcaccaaacagttttcaacgaaatacgttttaaaatcgcatatggcagtgcatactggtgaaaaccAGTTTGAATGTGAAGTTTGCGATAAGCAGTTTTCAACGAAATCACTTTTAAAAGCGCATATAAGAGtgcatactggggaaaaaccatttgaatgtgaaatttgtaccAAACAATTTTCAACAAGGGGTAATCTAAAATCACATATGACAGTTCATCCTGGtgaaaaatcatttgaatgtgaaagttgcaccaaacagttttcaacgaaatcacttttaaaatcgcatatgagagtgcatactggtgaaaaaccagtTGAATGTGATATTTGCGCAAAACAATTTAAATCAAAGAGTAATTTAAAGGTACATATAAAAGGGCATACtaatgaaaaaccatttgaatgtcaaatttgtttaaaacagttttcaagaaatccatttttaaaattgcatatgagagtgcacactggtgaaaaaccatttcaatgtgaaatttgcaccaaacagttttcaacaaagaattatttattaaccCATATGAAattgcatactggtgaaaaaccatttgaatgcgAAATTTGCAAGAAACCGTTTTCAAcgaatttatatttaaaatcacatatgagagtgcatactggtgaaaaactaaacttacgtgcatag